One Gimesia aquarii DNA segment encodes these proteins:
- a CDS encoding glycosyltransferase: MQASFITFWGWATVVFWSVLLVPSIVMMVRKRLSRCVAQTEAPETWPLISVIVPAKDEAETIEVTLNSLLATNYPCLEIIAVNDRSTDETGAIMERVAEKAAAQEEISMQVLQIEDLPSDWLGKSHAMHQGAKIAKGDLLLFTDGDIVFDPQAITNATQIFLHKQLDHLCLIPQLARGGIIESAFVTYFGFLLAAGTYLWLVPSRWQHVYIGVGAFNLIRNSVYTRIGGFETIRLDVIDDIKLGKLVKQHRFKQDFYLGIKELKVRWQPSAWGVITGVEKNAFASLNYSLKRLSVVTSLYVLLFFVPFIMPFLFPIAQTAGFVVALVLLHLSYAILGSLFRSGIRITPFLLYASLALTFAFWRSAWITLKNGGVKWRDTVYPLDVLKKHLY; encoded by the coding sequence ATGCAAGCATCGTTCATCACATTCTGGGGCTGGGCTACCGTCGTATTCTGGTCCGTGTTACTTGTGCCGTCGATTGTGATGATGGTGCGCAAGCGTTTGTCCCGCTGCGTCGCTCAGACCGAAGCTCCCGAAACCTGGCCGCTGATTTCCGTGATCGTACCCGCCAAAGACGAAGCGGAAACCATCGAAGTCACACTCAACTCGCTCTTGGCCACCAATTATCCTTGCCTCGAAATTATCGCCGTCAATGATCGTTCGACAGACGAAACCGGCGCGATTATGGAGCGTGTCGCAGAGAAGGCAGCAGCGCAGGAAGAGATTTCCATGCAGGTCCTCCAGATTGAAGATCTGCCGTCCGACTGGCTGGGAAAATCGCACGCCATGCATCAGGGAGCGAAGATCGCAAAAGGGGACTTATTGCTGTTTACCGATGGCGATATCGTTTTCGATCCGCAGGCGATCACGAACGCCACGCAAATCTTTCTGCACAAGCAACTCGATCACCTCTGTTTGATTCCCCAACTGGCACGTGGAGGAATTATTGAATCCGCGTTTGTGACGTATTTTGGTTTTCTGTTAGCAGCAGGCACGTATCTCTGGCTGGTCCCCTCACGATGGCAGCACGTTTATATTGGCGTGGGGGCGTTTAATCTCATACGCAACTCAGTTTACACTCGCATTGGAGGCTTTGAAACCATTCGGCTCGATGTGATCGACGACATCAAGCTCGGAAAGCTGGTCAAACAGCATCGGTTCAAACAGGATTTCTATCTGGGCATCAAAGAGCTCAAAGTCCGCTGGCAACCCTCGGCCTGGGGCGTCATCACCGGCGTCGAAAAGAATGCGTTCGCTTCTCTCAATTATTCGTTGAAACGTCTCTCCGTAGTCACATCGCTCTACGTCCTGTTGTTTTTCGTCCCCTTTATCATGCCCTTCTTGTTTCCGATCGCTCAGACCGCTGGCTTTGTTGTAGCTCTGGTCCTCTTACATCTCAGCTACGCCATATTGGGGAGTCTGTTTCGTTCCGGAATTCGTATCACCCCGTTCCTGCTCTACGCCTCGCTGGCACTCACATTCGCTTTCTGGCGCTCAGCCTGGATCACACTCAAAAACGGCGGCGTCAAATGGCGCGATACGGTCTACCCGCTCGATGTCCTAAAAAAACACTTATACTAA
- a CDS encoding DUF1080 domain-containing protein, with amino-acid sequence MFHIPKAPCFCFLLSFALIAPVVGGETPSGFEKIFNGKDLTNWNGSDKYWSVQDGALTGKADGSLKYNRFIIYEGQPVRNFELRVKVKVSPGGNSGIQYRSKKFHDLGDTVLTGYQCDVVSNRPEYNGMLYEEKERRILARTGKKVIIDTAGQPWVVGKLLVKTFPAGEWHDFRVLAKGNHLQHWIDGHQTIDVIDLDKKGRDLAGLLGVQVHVGPPMTIQYKDFYLKRLPDDLPLITAEEAPIPKTAVKVVPQGGGRKKRKPKQSR; translated from the coding sequence ATGTTTCATATTCCAAAGGCACCCTGCTTTTGCTTCCTGCTCAGCTTCGCTTTGATCGCTCCTGTCGTGGGTGGAGAGACTCCTTCTGGTTTTGAAAAAATCTTCAACGGTAAAGACCTCACCAACTGGAATGGATCAGACAAATACTGGTCTGTTCAAGACGGGGCACTCACAGGCAAAGCGGATGGCAGTTTGAAGTACAATCGTTTTATCATTTATGAAGGCCAGCCTGTTCGCAATTTTGAATTACGAGTGAAGGTCAAAGTTTCTCCCGGCGGCAACAGTGGAATTCAATATCGCAGTAAAAAGTTTCACGATCTCGGCGATACCGTGCTCACCGGTTATCAATGCGATGTGGTTTCGAATCGTCCCGAATACAACGGCATGCTCTATGAAGAAAAAGAACGGCGGATTCTCGCCCGCACCGGGAAGAAGGTCATCATCGACACGGCGGGACAGCCCTGGGTGGTCGGCAAGCTGCTGGTCAAAACCTTCCCCGCGGGAGAGTGGCACGATTTTCGAGTTCTGGCCAAAGGCAACCACCTGCAACACTGGATCGACGGTCATCAAACAATCGACGTGATCGACCTCGACAAAAAAGGACGCGACCTCGCCGGTCTATTGGGAGTACAAGTCCACGTGGGCCCGCCGATGACAATTCAATACAAAGATTTTTATCTCAAACGACTACCCGATGACCTGCCCCTCATCACGGCTGAAGAAGCGCCGATTCCTAAAACCGCCGTCAAAGTCGTTCCTCAAGGGGGAGGCAGAAAAAAACGGAAACCCAAACAATCGCGTTAG
- a CDS encoding mismatch-specific DNA-glycosylase, giving the protein MDEIWKPTAKELEQAIHKQTPDIIEKGLKALFVGTNPGLYSAAVGHHFARPGNRFWPAMYQGRVTERLYSPFEDYLLPKRGGGLTNIVSRASKRADELSKTELFEGAEILTEKVIKYRPQKVVFLGITSYRKAFQEPKAQLGLQERTIGNASLWVLPNPSGLNAHYQLPALGKIFAEMWR; this is encoded by the coding sequence GTGGATGAAATCTGGAAACCAACTGCGAAAGAGTTGGAACAAGCAATTCATAAACAGACTCCCGATATCATTGAGAAGGGGTTGAAGGCACTGTTTGTCGGTACGAACCCCGGATTGTACTCGGCTGCAGTCGGACATCACTTTGCGCGTCCCGGCAACCGGTTCTGGCCCGCCATGTATCAAGGTCGTGTGACGGAGCGACTCTATTCACCGTTTGAAGATTACCTTCTCCCCAAACGGGGAGGTGGCCTGACGAATATTGTCAGCAGAGCATCCAAACGAGCTGACGAACTTTCCAAAACGGAACTATTCGAAGGTGCGGAAATCCTCACCGAGAAGGTCATTAAGTATCGTCCGCAAAAGGTGGTTTTCCTGGGAATCACCTCCTATCGGAAAGCCTTTCAGGAACCCAAGGCTCAACTCGGTTTACAGGAACGGACCATCGGAAACGCTTCTCTCTGGGTGCTCCCCAATCCAAGTGGCCTGAACGCGCACTACCAGCTTCCCGCACTGGGAAAGATATTTGCCGAAATGTGGCGCTAA
- a CDS encoding DUF6435 family protein, producing MFGWFRGNPKKKLEAQYATKLEQARDAQRNGNIQGYASLMAEAETILQEIDRLAETVEKNSD from the coding sequence ATGTTTGGCTGGTTTCGCGGCAATCCCAAAAAGAAATTAGAGGCCCAATACGCGACGAAGCTGGAGCAGGCGCGTGATGCACAGCGGAATGGGAACATTCAGGGTTACGCGTCTTTGATGGCAGAAGCCGAAACGATCTTGCAGGAAATTGATCGTCTTGCAGAAACGGTTGAAAAGAATTCTGATTAA